The segment CGAACTGCTCGCGGGTCTTGGCGTGTTCGGCGGCCGTGTGCACCGCCCAGGCGGCGGTGCCGCAGGCGTCGGCGGCGAAGAGCACGCAGGCCAGGTCCCGCACCAGGGCCTCGTCCAGCCCCAGGAGCCGCTCCCCCGGGACGGTGACCCCGTGCGCCCGGACCTCGGCGGTGGGCCGGGTCGGGTCGGCGCTCTCGTGCGGCCGGACCTCCAGCGCTGCGGCGTCCACCGCGAACCACCGGACCCCGCCCGCCCCCTCGGCGGCGAGCAGCACCAGCTCCGCCTCACCGGCCCCGAGCACGGGCGGCGCGAGGCCGTCCAGTCGCCACCCGCCCCCCTCGGCAGCGACGGCGGTGACCCCGCCGGGCCCCAGGGCGACCGCCCCGACCCGCCCGTCGAGAGGTTCGGCCCCCGCCCGGTCCAGGAGTACGGAGGCCAGCGCACTCGGCAGGAACGCCCCGGGCAGCGCCGCCCGGGCGGCCTCCTCCACGACGACGGCCAGATCCAGCAGGGTCCCGCCCTCCAGATGGGGCGTCACCAGCCCCTGCGCACACATGCCGTCCCAGTAGCCCGGCCGCGCCCCGGCCTGGGGCGGGGCGTCGAGCAGTTTCCGCACCGCCTCGGGCGGCACCGCCCGCGCCACCCAGCCGCGCACGGCGTCGGCCAACTCCCGCTGCTCCTGCGTGATTCCGATGCCCATGCGCGGCAGACTAGAACACGTTTCAATCTGACGGAAGGTCAGATGAGAAGATGCGAGGGTTCTTCCCGGCGCGGCACAACGGGGCCCGACGGGGCGGGCTCCGCATAGCGAGCGGCGAGCACCCCCACCGCCTCGGCCACCGCCGCCCGCAGCTCCGCCGGACCGAGCACCTCCGCCTCCGCCCCCAGCCGGAGCAGGTCTCCCACCGCCACGGCCCGCGACTCCACCGACAGCTCCACCTCCACCCACCCCTCCCCGTCCGGCTCCCCCGCCCCCTCCAGGGCCCGCACCCCCGGGGCCCCGAACTGCATGGGCAGCAGCCGCTGGGCGCGGGGCGAGATCCGCAACCGGGCCGTGTCCTGGTGGAGGGCGGCCTCCAGGCGGCGGGAGGACTCCTCCCAATGGGCGGCCAGGTCGAAGCCGGACGGCCGCTCGAAGGCCGCGCCCGTCTCCTCCACCGCCAGCAGCCGTGACACCCGGTAGGTGCGCGGGCTCCCGGCCGCCGCCGCGACCAGGTACCAGATGCCGCCCTTGAGGACGATGCCCAGCGGGTGCAGCTCCCGCCGCCGCACCTCGCCCGACCAGCGCCGGTACTCCACCCGCAGCGTGCGCTGCTCCCACACCGCCCGGGCCACCGCCGCCAGGTGCGGCACCGGGTCGGCGTCGCGGAACCAGGCCGGGGCGTCCAGGTGGAAGCGGTCCTGGACGAGCCGGGCCCGGTCGGCCAGCGCGGCGGGCAGTGCGGCCTCCAGCTTCAGCCGGGCTGTGGCCACCACCGCACCCAGGCCAAGATCGCGGGCCGGCCCCGGCGCCCCGGCCAGGAAGAGCGAGCCGGCCTCGGCGTCGGTGAGGCCGGTCAGCCGGGTGCGGTAGCCGTCCATCAGGCGGTAGCCACCGGCGGGCCCCCGGTCGGCACGGACCGGCACTCCGGCGGCGCCGAGCGCCTCGACGTCCCGGTACACCGTGCGGACGGACACCTCCAGTTCCGCGGCGAGTTCGGGGGCGGTCATACTGCCGCGGTTCTGGAGCAGCAGGAGCAGGGAGAGGAGCCGGTCGGCGCGCATGCGGCCATTCTCCGCGGGATACCTGACAGGAGATGTCAGGTATCCCGCCGAAGCTGGTCACCGCACGAGCACCACCGCCCGTTCCGGAAGGACAGCCATGCCCACGCACACCGCCACCGGCCGCTTCACCTACGCCAAGTGGGAGGAGCACGCCGCCGGCCCGGACGACGTACTGCCCCGGCTCGCCCAGGCCTCGGTCGTCAACTCCTTCTCCGGCGGCATCGAGGCCGCCGAGACCGTGTGCACGTACGCGATCGCCTACCTGACGGCGGCCACCGGCACGTTCACCGGTCTGGAACTGATCACCGGCAGCCTCGACGGCCGCGGCGGAGGCTTCGCGGTCGAGGAGCGGGGCTCGTTCCATGAGGACGGCACGACCCAGTGCACCTTCGAGGTGGTCCCGGGCTCGGGCACCGGCGCCCTGACGGGCCTGCGCGGCAGCGGCGGTTTCGTCCACCGGCAGGGCGAGACGTCCGTCCCCTACACGTTCACCTACGAACTGGACTGACCCCAGCCCCCTGCCCCGTTCCCTGCCCTTTCCCCTGCTCCCGACCCCCTCCCCGGACCCCCGGCATGGTGCCCTACCGCCCGGTAGGGCACCATGGGCCGCCACACCCGCACCACGCCCGCCACACCCGCGCCGCATCCGCGCCGGACCCGCTCACCGCCCGGAGGACCACCCATGGCCGCCACCCCCAAGCCGGAGACCCTCGCCGCCTTCGAGGCCGCCAAGGGGTTCATGCCCGTCGACGAGGGCCTCGCCCTCCACGAGGCCGCCTCCGCCGCGGCCGCGCTCGGGCTGCCGCTGCTGGAGGTCGGCACGTACTGCGGGCGCTCCACGATCCTGCTGGCCGACGCCGCCCGCGAGGCGGGGGTCCCGGCGATCACCGTCGACCACCACCGGGGCAGCGAGGAGCAGCAGCCGGGCTGGGAGTACCACGACCCGACGGTGGTGGACCCGGAGGTCGGGCTGATGGACACCCTCCCCACCTTCCGCCGCACCCTCCACAAGGCCGGCCTGGAGGAACACGTGATCGCGGTCGTGGGCCGCTCCCCCCAGGTCGCGGCGGCCTGGGGCGGCAAGCTCGGCTTCGTCTTCATCGACGGCGGCCACACCGACGAGCACGCCACGAACGACTACGAGGGATGGGCCCCGCACCTGGCGGTCGGCGGCACCCTGGTCATCCACGACGTCTTCCCCGACCCGGCCGACGGCGGCCAGGCCCCGTACCGGATCTACCTGCGGGCCCTGGCCTCCGGCGCCTTCGAGGAAGTCTCCGTGACGAACTCCCTCCGCGTCCTGCGCCGCATCGCCGAGGGCGTCTGACCTCGCACAGGCCTCGCGTCGGCACAGGCCTCGCGTTGACATCGGCCTCCCATAGGCCTCGCGCATCCGGGCTCGGCGGGGACACCCCCGCCAGGCCAAGCCGGGCCAAGCCAGGCCTACAAGACCGACAATCGGACCACGCCCTCGGATGGCGCAGTGTGCGTATGGGAGCCGCCCGGGCGTTCTAGCATCGCGACGTGCGCTACGACGACAGCCCCCCGCCGCCCGAGTCCGCCTCCTCCATCAGCCCCGACCGGCCCTGGTTCGCACGCCGGCCCGCCCTTGCGGTGGCGCTCGCGGCGCTGGCCCCGACCTGCCTGGCGGGTTGGGTGCTCACCCAGGTGCTGGCCGGTTCGGGAGCCGCCGCCCCGCAGCCCGCGGGGGCGGCGGCCGCCGCCTCCACCCCCGCGGCCGCGGCTGACGCCAAGGCCAGCGCCTCTCCGAGCGCCCCGGCCGCCCCGGCCGCCCCGAAGCCCGCCGCCGCTCCCGCCAAGGGTCCGCTGAGCGGCCGGACCGTCGTCATCGACCCCGGGCACAACACGGGGAACTTCAAGCACGGCCGGGAGATCGACCAGCAGGTGGACATCGGCACCAACCGCAAGGAGTGCGACACCACCGGCACCACCACCAACTCCGGTTACATGGAAGCGGAGTTCTCCCTCGACGTCTCCCACCGGGTGCGCGCCCTGCTGGAGGGCAAAGGCGCCAAGGTGGTCCTGACCCACGACGGAGACCGCCCCTGGGGCCCCTGCATCGACGAGCGGGCCCGGATCGGCAACCAGGCCGCGGCCGACGCCGTCGTCTCCGTCCACGCCGACGGCGCCTCCGCCGGCAACCGCGGTTTCCACGTGATCCTGCCCGCCCGCGTCAAGGGCGGCGCGGCCGACACCGCGAAGATCGTCGGCCCTTCCCGCGACCTCGGCGAGCGCATCGCCTCCAACTTCGCCCGCACCACCGGCTCGTCCCCCGCCAACTACCTCGGCAGCGGCACCGGGCTGGTCGTCCGGGACGATCTGGGCGGCCTCAACCTGTCGACCCGGCCCAAGGTGTTCCTCGAATGCGGCAACATGCGGGACGACAAGGACGCGGCGCAGCTGACGAGTCCGGAGTGGCGGCAGAAGGCGGCCCAGGGCATCGCGGACGGCATCACCGGCTTCCTGGGCGGGTAGTCCTCCGGGGCGGCGGCCCCCGAAGGGCCGTCCCCTGGAAGGCAGTCCCCCGGGGCCGCCCCCGGGGGCCGCCCCCGGGGACAGTCCCCAGGGGCAGTCCCGTGGCGGCTCGCCGCCCCGGTCCTCTCGGCCGCGGAAACCTCCGTACCATGGGGGCGCCCGATCCGCCCCCTGCCAAGACCGAGAAGGACACCAGAGACGTGAACATCCGCTCCCTCACTCGAGGCGACGGCGTGGTGATCGGAGCAGCGGTGCTGCTGTTCATCGCCTCGTTCCTCGATTTCTACTCCGCCGCCAGCGGCGCCGACCTCCCGAGCGTGTGGGACACCGACGTCTACCGGCTGGCCCTGCCGGCCGTCTTCCTGATGGGCTTCATCGCGGCGGGCCTGCTGATCGGGGCCCGCTTCCAGCCCGAGGGCCGCAAGGTGGCCGGCCTGACCCTGACGGCCTGGGGCACGGTGCTGGCCGTGGCCGCCGCCTGGAACGGACTCTGGTCGCTGATCGCCACCCCGCCGCTGGCCGACCTGGCCGCCGGCTGCATCCTCGGCTTCCTCGCCACGCTGGCCCTGGCCGCGGTGGCCGTCGCCGGTTCGAAGGTCCCCGCGCTGGCCGGGCCGCTGGTCCCGGAGCCCAGGCCGGTCACCGCCCAGCCGTACGGGGGCCAGCCCGGCACCGGCTACGGCTACCCGGGCGGGCAGCAGCCGCAGGGTTACGGGGCCACGCCGCAGCCGGCCCCGCCGTACGGGGGCGCCCCGCAGGACTCCGCCGGCGCCGGGTTCCCGGCCGCGGAGTTCACGCCGTTCTGGTTCGCGGTGCCGGTGGCCCGGCCCCTCTTCGCCGAGGACGGCTCCCCGACGCCGATCGCGGAACTCGCCCCGGGCACCTGGTACCTGGCCGTCGACCAGCGCGGCCCGTCCACGCTGATCGCCCAGACCCAGGACGGCCGCCGCGGCGTCCTGAACGACACCTCGGGCATCCAGCGCGGCTGACCCCCGCCCGCACGCAGCGCACCCGCACGGCCCCCCGCCCCACCGGCGGGGGGCCGTCGCACTTCCCGGCGGCGGCGGCGTGCCCTACAGTCGCCCGGGACGGGATCTGACGCTGCATCAGATCTCGCTCGGGCGCGGGCTCGGCCTCGACCTCGGGCTCGGGCTCGGGCTCGGGCTCGGGCTCGGGCCAGAGTTCAGGCTTCGGCTCGGGTTCGGGCTGAGGCTCGGGCTTCGGCTTCGGCTTCGGCTTCAGCTGGGACCTGAGTTCGGGCTCGGCTCGCATCACGGCTCGCGACCCCGGTCAGGACCCGGCTCAGGCAACGGCAACGGCATCGGCACCGGCATCGCGGAGGGGACCGTACATGCGCCTCGGACTCGCACTCGGCTACTGGGGCCGCGGACCCAGCCCCTCCCACCTCGACCTCGCCACCGAGGCCGAACGCCTGGGCTACGACTCGGTGTGGACCGCCGAGGCGTGGGGCTCCGACGCCTTCACCCCCCTCACCTGGATCGCCGCCCACACCTCCCGCATCCGCCTGGGCACCGCCATCGCCCAGATGGCCGCCCGCACCCCCACGGCCACCGCCATGCACGCCCTCACCCTGGACCACCTCTCCGGCGGCCGGATGATGCTGGGCCTGGGCCTGTCCGGGCCTCAGGTGGTGGAGGGGTGGTACGGGCGCCCCTTCCCCGCGAGCCCGCTCACCGCCACCCGCGAGTACGTCGACGTCGTCCGCCAAGTGCTGCGCCGCGAGGCCCCCGTGGCGCTGGACGGCCGCTTTCACGCCCACCCGTACCGGGGGCAGGACGGCACCGGCCTCGGCAAACCCCTCAAGCCCATCACCCACCCGCTGCGCGCGGACCTCCCGCTGCTGCTGGGGGCGGAGGGGCCGAAGAACATCGCCCAGACGACCCGGATCGCCGACGGCTGGCTGCCGCTGTACTGGTCCCCGACCCGCACGGACGTCTACCAGGCCTCCCTGGCCGGTCTGCCCGACGGGTTCATGATCGCTCCGATGGCCCGGGCCCACGTCTGCGACGACGTCACCGAGGGGCTGCTCCCGGTCAAGGCGATGCTCGGCTTCTACATCGGCGGCATGGGGCACGCGGCCCGCAACTTCCACGCCGACCTGATGGCCCGGATGGGCTACGAGGCCGAGGCCCGCCGGATCCAGGACCTGTTCCTGGCCGGGCGCAGGCAGGAGGCGGTCCTCGCCGTGCCGGACGCCTTCGCCGACGAGATCTCCCTGGTCGGCCCGCGCGAACGGATCGCGGAACGGCTGGAGCTGTGGCGCAAGGGCCCGGTCACCGACCTCCTCGTCACCGCCCCCGACCCCCACACCCTCCGGGTCCTGGCGGAGCTCAACGGTTAATCCGCCACCGGCTGCGCCGCCACGCGGATGCCGCCCACCGGTCTCCCGGTGGGCGGCATCGGCGGCCGTGCGGCCAAGCACCCGCGGCCGGGCGGCGGGGCGGTCAGCCGCCCAGCTGGGAGACGCTCGGCACCTGGTCGGTCACCGGGGCGCCCGCGCTCTTGCCGGCCTCCTTCACCCCGCTGATCACGTTCTCGAAGGAGCTGATGTCGGCGTCGCCCGCGTTGCCCTTGCGCAGCTTGCTGCCCAGGTTCTTGAGGGAGTCGATGCCCGCGGTGAGCGGCCCCATCGCCTTCGACAGCAGCGGGTCGCCCTTGGCGTTGTCGGCCGCCGCCTTCAGCCGGTTGTACGCGAACGCGCCCGCGAGACCCGCCTTGATCAGCGCGAACGTACGCCCCTTCGCGCCCTTCTTGAACTTGCCCGCCCGGTACGGCTTGATGATCCACTGGTAGGTGGCCCCCGCCGCGAGACCGGCGTTGGCGACGAAGCGTGTCTTGGCGAACTTCTGCCGCTCCTCCGACGTGCTCGGCTCGGGCGTCGCCGCGGCCAGCTCGTCGGCCTCGGCCGCGTCCGGCTCCGCCACCGCGAGGGCGGCCAGCTCCGCCGCGGTCGCCGCCGACGAGACCTCCTCCCGTTGCCCCCGGTCGCCGCCGGTACCGCACGCGGAGGCACCGGCGATCAGCGAGGTGGACAGGACCACGGCCGCCACGGCGCGGCGGAATCGGACGGTGGTGGGTACGCGCACGGTTGCCTCCGGGGACTGAGGTGTCCCCCGCAGCCTCACCCGGCCGCCGTCCCCCCGCCACTCGGGCGACCCGTTCGGACACGGGGGGGCACGGAGCGGCCGTCGCCACCGGAACGGGGCCGTACGGGTTTCAACCGGGCGGCAGTGGCAAGACGCCCGGCATGTACGGAGACCGCATCGCAGGACGCCGCCGGGCCAGCTGGTCGGCCGGCCGGCTCGTGGCGCTGGCCGCCGACGTCGTGGCGTTGATCATCATCGTGTGGATCGTGATGGACCTGCTGGACGCGAACCGTTCCAACGACGTAGTCCAGTGGTTCCACGACGCGGCGACCTGGCTGGCGGGCTGGTCGCTCGACATCTTCCACCTCGGCCGCCACTGGGCGCAGGTGGTCGTCGGCTACGGCATCGCCGCCGTCGTCTACCTGGTGGCGGGCCATGCCCTGGCCCGCCTCCTGCACCGCCTCTGAACGGGGGAAAGGCCGCGTTCCGAGGAACGGTCACGATCCTAGGAACAGAGGAACGGTCCTACGGTCCTAGGAACAGCAGCCCGGGTCCATGCCCGGCGGGAGCCGGTCGCCGCCGAAGACGACCGTGGTGGCCTCGTCGCCGCCCAGCGCGGCCACCGCCAGCAGCAGCGAGCCCGCCGTCCAGGTCGTCTGCTCCACCGGCCACACCGCCCGGTCCTCGAAGACGTAACCCGTCCAGTACATGCCGTTGTCGGCGCGCAGGTGGCCGATCGAGCGCAGGATCTCCAGTGCCCGGTCCGACTCCCCCATCGCCCAGAGGGTGAGCGCGAGCTCGCAGGACTCCCCGCCCGTCACCCACGGGTTCGGCAGCACGCACCGCACCCCCAGGTCCGGGACGACGAACTCCTCCCAGCGTTCCTCGACGCGCGCCTTCGCCTCCGCACCCGTCAGGGCGCCGCCCAGCACCGGGTAGTACCAGTCCATCGAGTAGCGGGACTTGTCCAGGAACCGCTCCGGGTGCCGGCGTATCGCGTGCGCCAGGGCGCCCGCCGCCAGTTCCCAGTCGGGCTGCGGGTCACCGCGGTGGTCGGCGATGGCCAGGGCGCAGCGCAGGGCCTGGTGGATGGAGGAGGATCCGGTCAGCAGGGCGTCGGTGACCGCCGTGCCGTCCGCCTCCCGCTTCCAGCCGATCTCGCCGCCGGGCTGCTGGAGGCCGAGGACGAACTCGACCGCCGCCACGACCGCCGGCCACATCCGGTCCAGGAAGGTGTCGTCGCCGGTGGCCAGGTAGTGGTGCCAGACGCCGACGGCGATGTACGCGACGAAGTTGGACTCCCGTCCCGCGTCCTGCGGCTCGGCGGTGTCCACCCCGTCGGGCCGGTCCGCGTAGGCCGCGTACCAGGAGCCGTCCTGGTTCTGGTGGCGGGCCAGCCAGACGTAGGCCCGCTCCGCCGCCTCGTGCTCGCCGGCCGCGTCGAGGGCCATCGCGGCCTCGGTGTGGTCCCACGGGTCGAGGTGGTGGCCCCGGAACCACGGTATGGCGCCGTCCGCGCGCTGGACGGCGAGTATCCCCTCGACCGTGCGGGCCGCCTGTTCGGCGGTCAGCACGCCGTCCAGCACGAGGTGTTCGGGAACGGTGCGCTCCGGCGAGCTCACTGGGCTGAACCGGCTGCGCCGGCGGCGTTGGAGGCGTTGGCGGCCTTGGAGGACTTGGCGGCCTCGGCGGCTTCGACCGGGAGGTGGGGCTTGGTCGCGTAGGCGACGAAGCTCTTGCCGATGAGCGGGTTGAGGGCCTGCTCGGCGAGGCGGGTGGCCAGGGGCTTCTTCATGATGTCCCAGACCAGGAGCTTGTGGTACGCCTTGACCGGCAGCGCCTTGTCGTTGTCCACGCCGAAGGCGCACTTGAGCCACCAGTACGGCGAGTGCAGGCCGTGCGCGTGGTGGGTGCCGTACGGCTTGAGGCCCGCCGCCTCCATCTTGCCGAGCAGCTCGTCCGCCTTGTAGATGCGGATGTGGCCGCCCTCGACCTCGTGGTAGGCGTCGGACAGCGCCCAGCAGATCTTCTCCGGGCCGTAGCGCGGGACGGTGACCGCTATGCGGCCGCCCGGCTTGAGCACGCGCACCATCTCGGCGAGGACGCCCTTGTCGTCGGGGATGTGCTCCATCACCTCGGAGATGATGACGACGTCGAAGGACTCGTCGGGGAAGGGCAGGGCCAGGGCGTCGCCCTCCATGGCGGTGGCGGTGGCGCCCGCCGGGGCTTCACCGGCCTCCTTCATGGCGGCGAACCACTTGGCGACCTCGCGGATCTCCTCGCCGTTGCGGTCGACGGCGACGACCTGGGCGCCGCGCCGGTAGCACTCGAAGGCGTGCCGGCCTGCGCCGCAGCCCAGATCGAGCACACGGTCGCCTGCGGCGAGCGGGAACCGGGAGAAATCGACGGTCAGCACGGGGTCCTGCCTTCGCGGTCACGGGGGTGAAGGGTGGTGCGGGGTGGTGCGCGGTGGTGAGTGTTGTGGGGTGGTGCGGGATGGTGCGGGTCGTGCGGGTCGTGCGGGTGGTGGGGTCGTGCGGGTGGCGTGGGGGGGTGCGGGTGGTCTGCGGTGCGTGCGGTGCCCGCCGGGTGGTGGTGTGTCCGTCACCGGGTCCGGGCGGCGGCGGCACGCGCGATGGCGGCTCTGTAGTGCGCGGCGGTGCCTTCGGCGGCCTTGGCCCAGGTGAACCGGGCCAGCACCCGCTCCCGGCCGGCCGCTCCGAGCCGGACGCGCAGTTCCGCGTCGCCCAGCATCCGGCCCAGGGCCGCGGCCAGCGCTCCCGCGTCGCCGGGCGGCACGGCCAGGCAGGTCTCCCCGTCCGGGCCTGCCACCTCGGGGATGGCCCCGCCGGTGGTGGCGACGAGCGGGGTGCCGGTGGCCATGGCCTCGGCCGCGGGGAGCGAGAAGCCCTCGTAGAGGGAGGGCACGCAGGCCACCTGGGCGCTGCGCACGAGGTCGACCAGTTCGGCGTCGGTGATGCCCTTGACGAAGCGCACCGCGTCCTGGAGGTCGTACTTCTCGATCGCGCGGGCGACCGGCCCGGTCTCGGCGCGCTTGCCGACGACGACGAGGTGCGCGTCGGGCTGCTCGGTGCGGAGCTTGGCGAGCGCCTCGACGAGGTGGACGAGCCCCTTGAGCGGGACGTCGGCGCTGGAGGTGGTCACGATCCGCCCGGGGACCTCGGCCACGGAGGGGTCGGGCGACCAGAGGTCGGTGTCGGCGCCGATGTGGACGACGTGGATGCGGTCGTCGCGGACACCGAGGTGTTCGGCGATCTCCTGCCGGGAGGAGCCGGAGACCGTGAGGACGGAGGGCAGGCGGCGGGCGACGCGGCCCTGCATGCGCGTGAACGCGTACCAGCGGCGCACGGAGGCGCGCTTCTTGCGGTCCTTGGCGGCGGCGAGGTCCAGCTTGCGGTCGACGGTGATGGGGTGGTGGATGGTCGTCACCAGCGGTGCGCCGAGGTCACCGAGCAGGCCGTAGCCGAGGGTCTGGTTGTCGTGGATGACGTCGAACTCGCCCGCGCGGGCCTGGAGATGGCGTCGGGCGCGGAGGGAGAAGGTCAGCGGCTCGGGAAAGCCGCCGGTCCACATCGTCGCGACCTCGAGGGCGTCGATCCAGTCCCGGTACTCGTCGCGCCCCGGTGTGCGGAACGGGTCGGGGCTGCGGTAGAGGTCCAGGCTCGGCAGCTCGGTGAGCGTGGCGCCGGTGTCGAGCACCGGGTAGGGCTGCGCGCCGATCACCTCGACGGAGTGGCCCAGCTTCACGAGCTCGCGGGAGAGGTGGCGGACGTAGACGCCCTGGCCGCCGCAGAACGGGTTCCCCTTATAGGTGAGGAGTGCGATGCGCATCGGGCGGTCGCCGTCGGCGGCGGAAGCCTCGACGGCCTCGAAAGGGCTCGTCACCACGGCCTCTGCGGTCACTCTCGGCCCCCTTCTCCCTGCGCTGTCGCCGGAGCGTAACCGCTCGGATAATGTAGAACAAGTTTCAGACTTGATCCGTCGAAGACCATTGAATCTACCGGCCGGAAACCACACCGTAAGAGGCGGAGCAGGTGATTCGCGCCACGGCTCGGACGCCTGACATGCTGACGTCCGGACCGTCACGGAACTTCCACCGGCCCATCCCGGAATCAGCCCCCGCAACGACACGGAACGCCAGGAACGGGACACATGACAGCGGAAGCGAAGGCCGTCACGAAACCGGCGACGACGACCGGCCCGGCATCCCCTCCCCTGACCGAGCGCCAGGAGGCCCGGCGGCGCCGGATCCTCCACGCGAGCGCGCAACTGGCCAGCCGGGGCGGCTTCGACGCGGTGCAGATGCGCGAGGTCGCGGAGTCCTCGCAGGTCGCGCTCGGAACGCTGTACCGCTACTTCCCGTCCAAGGTGCACCTGCTGGTCGCGACCATGCAGGACCAGCTCCAGCACCTGCACGCGACGCTGCGCAAGCGGCCGCCGGCGGGCGAGGAGCCGGCGGAGCGGGTGGCGGAGACCCTGATGCGGGCGTTCCGGGCGCTGCAGCGGGAACCGCACCTGGCGGACGCCATGGTCCGCGCCCTGACGTTCGCGGACCGCAGCGTCAGCCCGGAGGTGGACACGGTCTCGCGGCTGACGACGGCCATCATCCTCGACGCGATGGGGCTGGAGGCCCCGCCGACGGCAGAGCAGTTGTCGGCGGTCCGCGTCATCGAACACACCTGGCACTCGGCGCTGATCACGTGGCTGTCGGGGAGGGCGTCGATCGCGCAGGTGAAGATAGACATCGAGACGGTGTGCCGGCTGATCGACCTGACGGCACCGGAAAAGGCCTGAACGGGTTGTCGGGCGGCCGGGTCGTGGCTGGGCGGTCTCAGGGAATCGTCATCCGGGGCCGGGGGCGCCCCAGATCGCTACGCGCTTCTCTCGGTTCGGCGTCCGCAGCCCGTCTGCGGCTGATACCCGCGCCTGATGACGAACAGAGCGGCATCGGGGACCGATGGACATCTCCGCCCACGGACCCTGGCCGGGCCCCCCGCTAGGCGTCGAAGTCGTATTCCAGGACGTAGGACGCCGAGTCCAGGGTCGTGTCGTTGACCTCGACGGGGCGGCCGCCCTCGGCGAAGGCCGTGCGGACGATCTGGATGACGGGCGTGCCCAGGGTGAGCGACAGCCGGTCGGCCTCGTCCGCCGACGGCATGCGGCAGCGGATCTCCTCACGGAAGTGGACCGGGGCGTACCCGAGGTCCGTCAGCCGTGCGTAGATGCCTCCCGGGCCGGGGTCGGTCCGGGTGATGGCGGAGTCGGCGACGAGGGTCGAGGGGAGGTACGACGTCGCGATGAGCACCGGCTTGCCGTCGAGCACGAAGCGGCGGCTGCGGGCCCAGACCTGGTCGCCGGAGGTGATGCCGAGCGCCTCGGCAACGCGGTCGTCGGCTTGCTGCTCGTGTACGTCGATCTGGTCGACTAGGAGCTCACGGTCATCGGTGTCGGCCGACCAGATGGAACGGCCCGAACCCCACTGCTCCTGTGCCAACCGCTCGATACCGCGCCGCCGCAGGGGCTTGAAGGCGCGGACGAAGACACCGGCGCCCTTGCGCGCTTCGACGAGGCCTTCGTTCTGCAGAACCCCGAGGGCCTGGCGCGCGGTCATGCGGGCGACGTCGTACGTGGCCATGAGGTCGTTCTCGCCGGGCAGTCGGTCACCAGGGCCGTACTCGCCCGACCGGATGGCCGCCTTCAACGCATCGGCGATCCGCTGGTACTTCGGCTGGCGGGAACTTCCCTGGCTGGTCATCGAACTGATCACTCCCTCTCCTCTCTAGACACCCTAGGCCCAGCGGCAGACCGCTGCACTCAGGGGTGCTGCGGCCTCTTCGCACCCCGATCGAGTGGCTTCTCTAGAGAGGCACCCGCCTGGCTTTCCCCCTGAGAGGAGTGATCCCAATGCGGCAGATTCCGGTCGAGGCGGAGACGCCTGAGGTGCACAGCCCTCCCTACGCCACGCCCAGCGCCGATCTGCTGGACCGTGTGCTGGCCGGGTGGGAGCGCTTCGTCGACACCTTCGAGGAAACGGTCGATGAATGAGGGCTACGCGTACCTGCTGCGCCGTCGGGTGCGGGACATCCCGTCCGGTGTCGAGGGGGTGCTGATGGCCGTGATCAACGAGGACGTCTCGGACTTCGCCGGATGCGAGCGGTGGGTGGAACTGGCTTACATCCGCGACGCGTCGGGCCGTGAGTTCAGCACCGCCGTCGGGAACGTCGAAGCCGGCGAATGGACGGATTGAAGCCCCTGGCGGCGCTGCCGCCAGGGCGGGATCGGAGTCGGGGTCAGTCCGTCGTGCGGCGGAGGGTCAGGGTGGCGAAGCCCCAGGTGTCGCGGTAGGTGCGGAGCCAGTCGGTGCGGCGGGTGGTGGCCCAGGTCAGGATCTCGGGGCTGTCCGGGTGGGTGGGGTGGTCCAGGGCCCAGTCGGCGAGGGTGCCCCAGTTGGACCACTCGTAGTCGTCCAGTTCCTGGCGGGTGCTGGTGTGGCCCTGGACGGGGGTCCAGCCGGCGGCGGTGATGCGGTCGATCGTGGTCGGGAGGTCGGCGAAGTC is part of the Streptomyces katrae genome and harbors:
- a CDS encoding LLM class F420-dependent oxidoreductase, translating into MRLGLALGYWGRGPSPSHLDLATEAERLGYDSVWTAEAWGSDAFTPLTWIAAHTSRIRLGTAIAQMAARTPTATAMHALTLDHLSGGRMMLGLGLSGPQVVEGWYGRPFPASPLTATREYVDVVRQVLRREAPVALDGRFHAHPYRGQDGTGLGKPLKPITHPLRADLPLLLGAEGPKNIAQTTRIADGWLPLYWSPTRTDVYQASLAGLPDGFMIAPMARAHVCDDVTEGLLPVKAMLGFYIGGMGHAARNFHADLMARMGYEAEARRIQDLFLAGRRQEAVLAVPDAFADEISLVGPRERIAERLELWRKGPVTDLLVTAPDPHTLRVLAELNG
- a CDS encoding N-acetylmuramoyl-L-alanine amidase, whose translation is MRYDDSPPPPESASSISPDRPWFARRPALAVALAALAPTCLAGWVLTQVLAGSGAAAPQPAGAAAAASTPAAAADAKASASPSAPAAPAAPKPAAAPAKGPLSGRTVVIDPGHNTGNFKHGREIDQQVDIGTNRKECDTTGTTTNSGYMEAEFSLDVSHRVRALLEGKGAKVVLTHDGDRPWGPCIDERARIGNQAAADAVVSVHADGASAGNRGFHVILPARVKGGAADTAKIVGPSRDLGERIASNFARTTGSSPANYLGSGTGLVVRDDLGGLNLSTRPKVFLECGNMRDDKDAAQLTSPEWRQKAAQGIADGITGFLGG
- a CDS encoding class I SAM-dependent methyltransferase, yielding MAATPKPETLAAFEAAKGFMPVDEGLALHEAASAAAALGLPLLEVGTYCGRSTILLADAAREAGVPAITVDHHRGSEEQQPGWEYHDPTVVDPEVGLMDTLPTFRRTLHKAGLEEHVIAVVGRSPQVAAAWGGKLGFVFIDGGHTDEHATNDYEGWAPHLAVGGTLVIHDVFPDPADGGQAPYRIYLRALASGAFEEVSVTNSLRVLRRIAEGV
- a CDS encoding DUF5336 domain-containing protein — encoded protein: MNIRSLTRGDGVVIGAAVLLFIASFLDFYSAASGADLPSVWDTDVYRLALPAVFLMGFIAAGLLIGARFQPEGRKVAGLTLTAWGTVLAVAAAWNGLWSLIATPPLADLAAGCILGFLATLALAAVAVAGSKVPALAGPLVPEPRPVTAQPYGGQPGTGYGYPGGQQPQGYGATPQPAPPYGGAPQDSAGAGFPAAEFTPFWFAVPVARPLFAEDGSPTPIAELAPGTWYLAVDQRGPSTLIAQTQDGRRGVLNDTSGIQRG
- a CDS encoding DUF3224 domain-containing protein, whose product is MPTHTATGRFTYAKWEEHAAGPDDVLPRLAQASVVNSFSGGIEAAETVCTYAIAYLTAATGTFTGLELITGSLDGRGGGFAVEERGSFHEDGTTQCTFEVVPGSGTGALTGLRGSGGFVHRQGETSVPYTFTYELD
- a CDS encoding helix-turn-helix transcriptional regulator, whose product is MRADRLLSLLLLLQNRGSMTAPELAAELEVSVRTVYRDVEALGAAGVPVRADRGPAGGYRLMDGYRTRLTGLTDAEAGSLFLAGAPGPARDLGLGAVVATARLKLEAALPAALADRARLVQDRFHLDAPAWFRDADPVPHLAAVARAVWEQRTLRVEYRRWSGEVRRRELHPLGIVLKGGIWYLVAAAAGSPRTYRVSRLLAVEETGAAFERPSGFDLAAHWEESSRRLEAALHQDTARLRISPRAQRLLPMQFGAPGVRALEGAGEPDGEGWVEVELSVESRAVAVGDLLRLGAEAEVLGPAELRAAVAEAVGVLAARYAEPAPSGPVVPRREEPSHLLI